DNA from Leptospira mayottensis 200901116:
CTGTTTTACTAAATCCTGACTATAATATATCGTGAATTTTGATACAAAGCCGCTTTTAAAATTTGGAATTCCCGACATCTATTATATATGGCACTTAGTAATCCCAACAGAAATTGAACAACGAAGTCATTTAAAATCCAACCACTCAAATCTGCGGGAGCTTCCCCGCGTTTTGTTACGAACTTACTGAATGACTGTAACTGATTTATTCTAAGATTTTAAGTGAGGGTTTTTAGTAAGATTGATTCATCGATTTATAATCGGAAAAAATTTCATTTTAAATTTGCTCTAAACATCAAAATACGTGGAAGAATCTTTAAAAATTCATATTTTGTTATAGGCACCGATCTTCTTTCTCCTTTATTTCTACGACATTCGTTTCCCGGACTGGGTTGATATAGGTTCGTCCGGATTTTTTACCTGAGATGTTTTCAGGCAGAAAAAAACTTTCCATACGCTTTCAAAAATCGAAGATTTTTTTTGGAAAAAATTTCAAATCTTTTTCGAAAAAAACAAAACCAGGTGCCTTTCGGAATTAGAAGGTGACCGTTTCGGAGCGACCTTCTTGAAGAATCGAACCGATTTTACGATTGGAATTGAGTCCGAATACGGTTATGAAACGGATTCAATTTTTTTGAAAATTTTACCCAGGCAGAAAAGAAAAATTTTCAAAAAATAAAGAAGAGAATAAACCCAAAATGCCGTGCGCCAAAGAGATAATTTGATAAATCATAGAAAAGAAATCCTACATATTTTAACATGAGTTTGATATAATAAGATTAAAAAACTTTTTTAAAAGTAGGAGTCTCTACATTTGGTGGCATACTTCCAAAATAATCGATTCATATAAATCTTATGAACCTCTGCAAATAACAAAGTCCCAAAACTCCGTGCTTAAAATCAAAAGCATCAACTACTCTCATTTTTTATAAAAACTGCAAATTTCTATAAACAGATAGCTCCGGATTTCTTTGAACCGAGCCTACCATTTTATAGTAAACTCCAAGTTAATTGTTATTTTTTTATTTTATATAGACGGCTAATATTTAGCCTGGTGTAAGGAGTTCAAAATGAAATTCAGTATAATCAGAAATTTGAATTTAGTACTTGTCCTACTCGCTTTATCCGCTTGTAAAGACGACAGGATCAAAATAAGCGACTTAGGTGTAATTGACAAAGATAAGAAAAATCAAACCGCCTTCGTTCTTCAGCCCGAAAAGCTACTCGTGATGGTGCGGACGGATTCGGACTTAGACGGTAAGACGGATCTTTGGACCTGGGTCCGAGGAGATGATAAGGATCCAAAAGCAAGCCTTGTCTTTTTTGAGGAACTCATCCGAAAGGGAAACCACAGTCGGACTTGGTACGGTCCGGGCAACAGAAAATTAATCGAACAAAACGATTGGGATGAGGATGGTCGTTGGGAGTCGATGGTTTATTACAACGCATCCGCCATTCCCAAGGAAACGATGCGGATTGTAGCACATGTGGAAGTAGATCTTTATGGAAAAGGTAAACCAAGTTTATGGATTTTTCCGGAAACTCGGATGGAGTTAGATTCAAACGAGGATGGAAAACCGGATCAAATATTGACCAACCAAGATCGTATGTTGGAAAATTTCGCAAAACTCCAAAAGGGAAAAGAAATCTCAAAAAAGGATTTTAGTCCGATGTCGGCGAGTAGTTCTTGGGTTTTAAATCCGAAACAAATCGCAAATCCTCGTTATCAAGCGTTGATTAGCCAAAGCCTTTTTCCAGTAAATTAAAGTTGAATAACGTGAGTTCATGTAAGAAAGTATTTGAATCAATCCGACAAAAAACAGGATCACGTTTTCAGTTCTTATCAATAAATAGAAATCAAATACATTCTAATTGTCTAAAATAAATTTAGAAGGGGGAAAAGTCCCCCTGAGCGGAGCCAAAGTCTCCGCTCACCCCCTTACCGGGCTATTTTTTTGTCTTCGAAGGCCCGGACCCAAAACTCGATCCATAGAGGGTGTTTTGCCTGAGTTTGAACACGACTTGCAGACGAGACCATAGACGATGCATTGAATTTAAGGAAAAAAGAAAGTGCTTCGGAGAGTTCAGAAAGCTGCAATATTGCACTTCCCTATATCCAAAATGCTGAAAAAGGCGAATCCCATTGGAATAATCTACATTAGAGAATTACAATGTGATTGATTCGTATTTCTTAAAAATATCGTTTTGCCATTCTGTTTACTAAAACCTATCTCAAAAATACTTTACAGCGCGTCCCGAAACTGCCTTCTAGCGTGGGAGGTATTACCGCGACATTGTCATCGGTTCTCTGAATGTGGGAACTCTTACGCTTTATTATAGATTTACTGAAGAGTTATAACTGATTTCTTTTCAGACTTTGGGACAAACTCTAAGACACCTTTGAAATAGGTTTCATCTAGAAATGAGTGAAACCAAATCCCTCTACCGAAATCGCTGAAGACGACTTTATATACGATATGATAAAAATTTAAAATGGTTAAAGTTCGAAGAGAATCATTTGCAGAATGAGAAAAATTTTCAAAAATCTATTTTTCAAAAAAAGACCGCACAAAAAAGTGCGGTCTTTCCTAATTTACATGAATTCCAAAAAAGAATTAGTTTTTAGGATAGGTTGCGGGGCAAGTTCCAATATTTTTTACGTTTGTTTCAGTTCCGACAGTAGTTTTGTTACCTGCGGCTTCTTCATCAAAATCACCGTATTTACATTGAAGTTGAGTCAAAAGAACTTCCTTTACAGTTGCTGCTTGAGCAGTAGTAATAACGCTGTCTAATAAATTGCCTGTTATTGCCCCAAAAAACATATTATTACTATTATCTAAGATGGAAAAAGCAATATTTTGAACCGCTTCACTTTCCTTAGATAAAATATCCTTAGCACAAGCACGATTTCCGCTAAGTAGGGCTCCTCCAAATGAAACTAAAGCCGCTCCCGATTTACCTGCAGTTGTCAATTCAGTAACATTGATCAAACGCCCCGCAGCGATAGCCTCTGCAGTCCATTTAGTATTAAATGCAGGAACCGCAGCGTTTTTTTGCCAAAAAGTAAGATTGGTTGCCATATCGGTTGCAACCGATCCTGTAATGGTCGAAAAAGTTGCAGTCTTTAATTGAAGAAGACGTCTTTCTTTTGCTTGTTCGGAAGAACATGCGTAAACGGTTTTTCCGAAATATTCAGGGTTAGGGTCTACGCTCACGGAACTTCCACCGAAAGTTAAAGGATTTAGGTTCCAAAGAGTCTGGAAAGGACCGCCTGCTAATAGAGTTACACAATTACCAGCGTCGGCTGCAAGAGCTTGCTGTACTCTAAGAACTGTTGCACTATCAGTCAGGGCTTGCAATGTAGTATTTACTGCTGCACAATTGGAGCCACTGTCAGTTGCCTTAGTTTTAGCCGCCTGGTAGGATGCTTGAACGGAAGCTACGACTGCGTCCGGATTATTTACAATAAAAGCAGCATTGAAAGTAGAACCACAGGCAGCTTTCGGCTTTGTAGTTCCAGTTGCTGTATAAGTAGGTTTTCCGTCTCCGGCTCCTGCAGCGCCAGAATGTGCAGCATCGTCTTTAGTTATAGTCACACAGTTACCGCTAGTTTGATCCACTAAATACAATAACGCTAGTGTGATCGCATCGTCATCGTTGTTTTCGCTTTTTTTACAAGCCGAAAGTGCAACTGTTAAAGCAGCCACTGCGGCAAATTTCATTACATTTTTCTTCATAAAGAAAAAACCTCTTGTGATTTTTGAGTGATTCTTGAATCACTATCTAAGTCATAATATTCTTTTTATAAGGCAATTTCGGTCAAATACTATACAGAAAAATGAAATTTTTGAGATCATCTTTTTATAAAAATTAAGGATAGGTTGACACTCTAATTTTCATAATTTTTAATTCAAAATATAACATGAAA
Protein-coding regions in this window:
- the lsa25.6 gene encoding adhesin Lsa25.6, giving the protein MKFSIIRNLNLVLVLLALSACKDDRIKISDLGVIDKDKKNQTAFVLQPEKLLVMVRTDSDLDGKTDLWTWVRGDDKDPKASLVFFEELIRKGNHSRTWYGPGNRKLIEQNDWDEDGRWESMVYYNASAIPKETMRIVAHVEVDLYGKGKPSLWIFPETRMELDSNEDGKPDQILTNQDRMLENFAKLQKGKEISKKDFSPMSASSSWVLNPKQIANPRYQALISQSLFPVN
- a CDS encoding lipoprotein LipL36; this encodes MKKNVMKFAAVAALTVALSACKKSENNDDDAITLALLYLVDQTSGNCVTITKDDAAHSGAAGAGDGKPTYTATGTTKPKAACGSTFNAAFIVNNPDAVVASVQASYQAAKTKATDSGSNCAAVNTTLQALTDSATVLRVQQALAADAGNCVTLLAGGPFQTLWNLNPLTFGGSSVSVDPNPEYFGKTVYACSSEQAKERRLLQLKTATFSTITGSVATDMATNLTFWQKNAAVPAFNTKWTAEAIAAGRLINVTELTTAGKSGAALVSFGGALLSGNRACAKDILSKESEAVQNIAFSILDNSNNMFFGAITGNLLDSVITTAQAATVKEVLLTQLQCKYGDFDEEAAGNKTTVGTETNVKNIGTCPATYPKN